CGAAAACACGGGGCAATCAGAGAGAGACTCTCTTACAGGATAGAAGTTAAAAGTACAGCCTACTCACAACCCACAGCACATTTCCAATGGCTATTCCGCCACAAAGGAAGCATGCGATGTCAATATGTTTAACATATCCGCATTCCCGCTTTTGCGAGCCATTACAAGTGTCGTAGACAATGGAACATCATCGAGCATTCGTTTATTCATATCGGCACCCTTATCCAACAGAAGTTTTGCCACCTCCTTAAAGCCTTTTTTCACAGCAGAACAGAGGGGAAAAAGCATAAAAACTTCACCAGAATCTATTTTTTTGACGCTCGGTTTATTGGCATCCGCCCCATGTTTTAACAAAATCTCCACTGCTTCAATATGATTACGATCAACAACCAAAGAAAGGACCGTACAATTAAAAATAACCTGATCAACCATCGCCCCATGATTTAACAGAATCTCCATGACAGATGCGTGATTTTTTATCGAGGCAAGAATAAGAGGGGTCGCCCCACTATGGCCCGGTTTATCAACCGTTGCCCTATACTTCAACAAAATTTCCACAAGAGGAAGATAATTACGATGCGCTGCCAAAGCTAGACATGTTACTCCGTCCGGAGGTGTAAATTGATCAGGATTTGCACCATGTTTCAATAAAATTTCCGCACAATCCAGATTATTTTTGAATACAGATACCTGAAGAGCCGTAACCCCACCAGGTAAATCTTGACCAATAATATCAGCATCGCTATGACCCAATAGTCTGTCCAAAAATACCGCGTCCCCATTGCGTGAAGCCACATGAA
This Alphaproteobacteria bacterium DNA region includes the following protein-coding sequences:
- a CDS encoding ankyrin repeat domain-containing protein; translation: MSLSASSVCCAQIGEPDSEYPLFLKARNINTKVEISGEDYLKMYETAKNGDDSIIDVLLQFRADTENGINFTALHVASRNGDAVFLDRLLGHSDADIIGQDLPGGVTALQVSVFKNNLDCAEILLKHGANPDQFTPPDGVTCLALAAHRNYLPLVEILLKYRATVDKPGHSGATPLILASIKNHASVMEILLNHGAMVDQVIFNCTVLSLVVDRNHIEAVEILLKHGADANKPSVKKIDSGEVFMLFPLCSAVKKGFKEVAKLLLDKGADMNKRMLDDVPLSTTLVMARKSGNADMLNILTSHASFVAE